In a genomic window of Echeneis naucrates chromosome 4, fEcheNa1.1, whole genome shotgun sequence:
- the LOC115042108 gene encoding glypican-1-like, with amino-acid sequence MRLPLLLCVSVCLCAAPGSGAGADQSCTDLRQFYTGKGFTLAGVPQSEISGEHLRMCSQGPTCCTSTMEENLAGLTTRETEGLIREAGRSLQAAFNALHRSFDTYFTELHSQSERSLQDALSPLGPLYSQNTRLYGDLYADLRQYYRGSALNLDETLSEFWSRLLERTFKTSTPAEVSLSEDYLECVAKQQETLRPFGDIPRDMKSKVIRAFVTARSFVQGLIVSGEVVKKVSQVSLSLECTKALMKLIYCPHCRGMASVKPCSNYCSNVMKGCLANQADLDPEWQNLIDTMIQVVSSFSTEPSLDVVLSSIPARIYEAVHYQQQNTDTFTAKVYQMCGTPGTGEPGTGSPVVHEQRRKSSSLTALEYKPSPTAGLRLEMQVSDLSSKLREMRQYWTQLPMALCSKLAAGGANQDKCWNGITKARYLPEVMGDGLANQINNPEVELDITKPDMTIRQQIMQLKIMSNRLKNALDGNDVDFQDTSDDISGSGSGMCVGGQCSRSRPGLYAYSPDNNRVRGAATSQSHVCSLTFLFPLVILLLQR; translated from the exons GTGAACACCTGAGGATGTGTTCTCAGGGACCAACCTGCTGCACCAGCACCATGGAAGAGAATCTGGCTGGTTTGACCACACGAGAGACAGAGGGACTGATCAGAGAGGCTGGCAGGTCACTGCAAGCTGCCTTCAACGCGCTCCACAGGAGCTTCGACA cctaCTTCACTGAGCTGCATAGTCAGTCTGAGCGCTCCCTGCAGGACGCGCTGTCTCCTCTCGGCCCTCTGTACTCCCAGAACACCCGTCTCTACGGAGACCTCTATGCCGACCTGCGACAGTACTATCGTGGCTCTGCACTCAACCTGGATGAGACGCTGTCTGAGTTCTGGTCACGCCTTTTGGAGCGCACATTTAAAACCTCCACCCCTGCAGAA GTCAGCCTATCAGAGGACTACCTTGAATGCGTTGCTAAGCAACAGGAGACGCTACGGCCATTTGGAGACATACCTCGGGACATGAAATCAAAGGTTATCCGGGCTTTTGTCACAGCCCGGTCATTTGTCCAGGGGCTAATAGTCAGTGGAGAGGTGGTCAAGAAGGTTTCTCAG GTTTCCCTTAGTCTAGAGTGTACGAAGGCCCTAATGAAGCTGATTTACTGCCCTCACTGTCGTGGCATGGCCTCCGTCAAACCCTGTTCCAACTATTGCTCCAATGTCATGAAGGGCTGCCTGGCCAACCAAGCTGACCTGGACCCTGAGTGGCAAAACCTTATAG ACACCATGATCCAGGTGGTGTCTAGTTTCAGCACGGAACCCAGTCTTGATGTGGTTCTCTCCTCCATCCCTGCTCGAATCTATGAGGCTGTTCACTACCAACAGCAAAACACGGACACGTTCACAGCTAAA GTGTACCAGATGTGTGGAACTCCTGGAACTGGTGAACCAGGGACAGGAAGCCCTGTCGTTCATGAACAGAGGAGAAAGAGTAGCTCCCTGACTGCCTTGGAATACAAACCCTCCCCAACAGCTGGGCTCCGGCTAGAGATGCag GTATCAGACCTCTCCAGTAAGCTAAGGGAGATGCGGCAATACTGGACCCAGCTTCCGATGGCACTTTGCAGCAAATTGGCTGCAGGAGGTGCCAATCAAGACAAATGCTGGAACGGCATCACCAAAGCCAG ATATCTTCCAGAGGTGATGGGCGACGGCTTGGCCAATCAGATCAACAACCCTGAAGTGGAGCTTGACATCACAAAGCCGGACATGACGATTCGGCAGCAAATCATGCAACTCAAAATTATGAGCAACAGACTGAAAAACGCACTGGATGGCAACGATGTGGACTTCCAGGACACGA GTGATGACATCAGTGGCTCAGGAAGCGGGATGTGTGTAGGTGGACAGTGTAGTCGGAGCAGACCGGGATTGTATGCCTACTCACCAGACAACAACAGAGTCAGAGGAGCAGCCACATCTCAAAGCCACGTCTGTAGCCTCACTTTCCTGTTTCCACTGGTCATCCTGCTGCTTCAGCGATGA